The proteins below come from a single Acinonyx jubatus isolate Ajub_Pintada_27869175 chromosome A1, VMU_Ajub_asm_v1.0, whole genome shotgun sequence genomic window:
- the POU4F1 gene encoding POU domain, class 4, transcription factor 1, producing the protein MMSMNSKQPHFAMHPTLPEHKYPSLHSSSEAIRRACLPTPPLQSNLFASLDETLLARAEALAAVDIAVSQGKSHPFKPDATYHTMNSVPCTSTSTVPLAHHHHHHHHHQALEPGDLLDHISSPSLALMAGAGGAGAAGGGGGAHDGPGGGGGPGGGGGPGGGGPGGGGGGGGPGGGGGGPGGGLLGGSAHPHPHMHGLGHLSHPAAAAAMNMPSGLPHPGLVAAAAHHGAAAAAAAAAAGQVAAASAAAAVVGAAGLASICDSDTDPRELEAFAERFKQRRIKLGVTQADVGSALANLKIPGVGSLSQSTICRFESLTLSHNNMIALKPILQAWLEEAEGAQREKMNKPELFNGGEKKRKRTSIAAPEKRSLEAYFAVQPRPSSEKIAAIAEKLDLKKNVVRVWFCNQRQKQKRMKFSATY; encoded by the exons ATGATGTCTATGAACAGCAAGCAGCCTCACTTTGCCATGCATCCCACCCTCCCTGAGCACAAGTACCCGTCGCTGCACTCCAGCTCTGAGGCCATCCGGCGGGCCTGCCTACCCACGCCGCCG CTGCAGAGCAACCTCTTCGCCAGCCTAGACGAAACGCTGCTGGCGCGGGCAGAGGCGCTGGCGGCCGTGGACATCGCCGTGTCCCAGGGCAAGAGCCACCCATTCAAGCCAGACGCCACGTACCACACGATGAACAGCGTGCCATGCACGTCCACGTCCACCGTGCCGCTGgcgcaccaccaccaccaccaccaccaccaccaggcgCTCGAGCCTGGCGACCTGCTGGACCATATTTCGTCGCCCTCGCTCGCGCTCATGGCCGGCGCGGGTGGTGCgggcgcggcgggcggcggcggcggcgcccacGATGGcccggggggcggcggcggcccggggggcggcggcggcccaggcggcggcggccccgggggcggcggcggcggcggcggcccggggggcggcggcggcggcccgggcGGCGGGCTGCTCGGCGGCTCGGCGCACCCGCATCCGCACATGCACGGCCTAGGCCACCTGTCGCacccggcggcggcggccgccaTGAACATGCCGTCGGGTCTGCCGCACCCCGGgctggtggcggcggcggcgcaccacggcgcggcggcggcggcggcggcggcggcggccgggcaGGTGGCGGCGGCGTCGGCGGCAGCGGCCGTGGTGGGCGCGGCGGGCCTGGCGTCCATCTGCGACTCGGACACGGACCCGCGCGAGCTCGAGGCGTTCGCCGAGCGCTTCAAGCAGAGGCGCATCAAGCTGGGCGTGACGCAGGCCGACGTGGGCTCGGCGCTGGCCAACCTCAAGATCCCCGGCGTGGGCTCGCTCAGCCAGAGCACCATCTGCAGGTTCGAGTCGCTCACGCTCTCGCACAACAACATGATCGCGCTCAAGCCCATCCTGCAGGCGTGGCTCGAGGAGGCCGAGGGCGCGCAGCGCGAGAAAATGAACAAGCCCGAGCTCTTCAACGGCGGCGAGAAGAAGCGCAAGCGGACTTCCATCGCAGCGCCGGAGAAGCGCTCCCTCGAGGCCTACTTCGCCGTACAACCCCGGCCCTCCTCCGAGAAGATCGCCGCCATTGCCGAGAAACTGGACCTCAAAAAGAACGTGGTGCGGGTGTGGTTTTGCAaccagagacagaagcagaagcgGATGAAATTCTCCGCCACTTActga